The Bacteroidales bacterium DNA segment GGGCATTCACTGTATCCGCGCTGGTTATTATTTCCGATTCAACAAAATCATTGGCAATGGCATTGACGGGTTTCTTATCGGTTAGTGAGGCGTAGCATTCAATTGATTTTGAGTCATTGTCAACAGCAACGCCTATGGAGCTGAGTGTTGCAAAGTGAATGGTCCTGGAATTTACAGATTTAAAGCGAACAGTTTGCCCTATTTTTAGCTTTGCGATGTCCGTTGCAAAGACGGAAAGCTGAACGTGTAACCTGGCTGGATCGAGAATTTCTATAAGCTCAGATTGTGCGTCAGTATAGCTTCCAATAGTAGCGTTGATTCTGGAAACATATCCTTTTATTGGCGCTTTAATGGCGTAGGAGGAGTAGAACTCACCATTTTCGATTTTGGAAATCAAGAACCCGATTGCTTCAATTTTCATCCTTAACCCATTGTACTTAGCGGTTGAAGTTTTAAACTCGCTCTCAGCAACAATGAATTCCTTCTCCGCTGTAACCTTTTCGTGGTATAATGATTTAATTCGCTCATAATCATTTTTTAATCGTGTATGACTGGCCGATGCTTCAGCAAAATCCTTTTGAATGTCAATTATTTCATTGCCCGATATTTCCATTAATTTTTGATTTTTTTCCACATATTGGCCGTTAGTGCAGTAAAGGTTTTTAATGATCCCCGGAAGCGGTGCGTTCACTCTTGCAATACCATTGGGTAGCGGAACGATGGTACCGTTGCATTTTACTGTACTTTCAAAAGTTTTGCTTTCCATTGTACCCAGTTGCATTGCGTTGGTGGCAAACTGCTGATGCGTGATTTCAATGAGGTCCGATTCTTTTTTGACAGCTTCCTGCCTGTGACCGCAAGCAAACAAAAAGAAAAGTGCAGATGCAAAATAGACAAGATGTTTTAGGGTATTCATACTGTATTATTTTGAAAGGTAATTAAGTTCAAGCGTTACACTGTTGTAATTCATTAAGTTATTGAAGTAATCCAACTGAATTTGCAGGGCCGTTTCGGTGCTGGTGGCAAATGTGAAAAAATCGATTTCGCCATTTTCTAAGCTAAGCTGTGCAGTTCTGATAATTTCATCGTAAAGCTTGCTGCCAGTTTCCGTATGGTAATTCAGTAGTTCTTTTAACTTCAAATATGCGTTTGAAAGCTCCTTTTGCTTTGTTTTCAGGAGGTCAATTTCATATTCAGAAAAATGGTTGGTTGCATCCATTGCTATCTCTGATGCTTTGATTTTTGATTTTTGTGCATTAAAGAATAGTGGAATGGATAAGCCTGCTTCAAATCCGTGGTAGTATTTGGCATTCTCAAAAAAGTTTGTACCCAGAAAGTAATTAAAAGACAGATCCGGTAAAAGTTTATTCTTTTCAATTCCAATGTAGGCATTAACAAGGGCTTCCTTGCTTCTCAGCCATAAAATGAAAGGAATGGAGTCAATGTTTCTGTTGAGTGAGTTCAGAACAGGGATCTCTGGTGAAACGGTGAACGAACTATCATAGCCCATTAAGGCTTTGAGTGCTGAATAGGTGTTATCGATGCTAAATTTAATTTCGTTCAGCTGGTGGTTGATCTTTTGC contains these protein-coding regions:
- a CDS encoding efflux RND transporter periplasmic adaptor subunit; protein product: MNTLKHLVYFASALFFLFACGHRQEAVKKESDLIEITHQQFATNAMQLGTMESKTFESTVKCNGTIVPLPNGIARVNAPLPGIIKNLYCTNGQYVEKNQKLMEISGNEIIDIQKDFAEASASHTRLKNDYERIKSLYHEKVTAEKEFIVAESEFKTSTAKYNGLRMKIEAIGFLISKIENGEFYSSYAIKAPIKGYVSRINATIGSYTDAQSELIEILDPARLHVQLSVFATDIAKLKIGQTVRFKSVNSRTIHFATLSSIGVAVDNDSKSIECYASLTDKKPVNAIANDFVESEIITSADTVNALPSEAIIKTETGSFILVLEKREDDNYLFKRVPVSIGRQYDGLTEILDEKIDELIAIKGVYGISMTISE